The Acetomicrobium sp. S15 = DSM 107314 genome window below encodes:
- a CDS encoding CheR family methyltransferase encodes MREEKPYPAPPEYDIFKRRIRELTGLDLDAYKYQIHRRAHMLMQRWGMNSYDQFYDYVSKDPEKLREFLDYLTINVSEFFRNPPRWWHLKDIVIPELINLRRSKKLRFLSAGAATGEEPYSLAMLANEANLDDSQPIDAWDIDENALKKAMDGVYHQRQLVNVPKEWLPRYFEPKGKELYQVKDILKRRVCFSVKDLLKDPFPERWYDMILCRNVVIYFSPEAKSKLYRKFYTALQPGGYLMVGATEHIFEYKEIGFVSPGAFLYRRPL; translated from the coding sequence ATGAGGGAAGAAAAGCCCTACCCGGCTCCCCCGGAGTACGACATATTCAAGCGGCGCATTCGCGAGTTGACTGGTCTTGACCTTGATGCCTATAAATACCAAATCCATCGCAGAGCACATATGCTAATGCAGCGATGGGGCATGAATTCGTATGATCAATTCTACGATTATGTTTCCAAAGATCCAGAAAAACTAAGAGAATTCCTCGATTATTTGACGATCAACGTCTCGGAGTTCTTTCGAAATCCTCCACGATGGTGGCATCTCAAGGATATCGTAATACCTGAGCTTATTAATCTTAGAAGGAGCAAAAAATTAAGATTTTTAAGTGCTGGAGCTGCTACCGGCGAAGAACCCTACTCCCTTGCGATGCTGGCCAATGAAGCAAATCTCGACGATTCTCAACCCATCGATGCCTGGGATATAGACGAAAACGCCCTCAAAAAAGCGATGGACGGCGTTTATCATCAGCGCCAGTTGGTCAATGTGCCAAAGGAATGGTTGCCACGGTACTTCGAACCGAAAGGGAAGGAACTGTATCAGGTAAAAGATATACTAAAAAGGCGCGTATGCTTCTCTGTGAAGGATCTGCTAAAAGACCCTTTCCCTGAAAGGTGGTATGACATGATCTTATGCCGCAATGTAGTAATTTATTTTTCGCCAGAAGCGAAGTCTAAACTCTACCGCAAATTCTATACCGCCTTACAGCCTGGCGGATATTTAATGGTCGGGGCAACGGAACACATATTCGAATATAAAGAAATCGGCTTTGTCTCGCCGGGGGCGTTCCTTTATAGGAGGCCCCTATAG